The Streptococcus suis DNA window GACCACAAGCTGCAAGCAAGAGACTCACTGATGACACTATTGCTAAAATGATTCTTTTTTTCATTTTTATATCCCCTTTTTTACTACGTACTTTTTACTTTTCGTACTATTTTTATTGATCTACAAATGCCTGAATTATTCATAATTTTTCCGTAGGTTTCTGAGAAGATTACGGCACTGTCATTTCATCACGAAAAGGGCAAAAAGATTCTAGCAGGAACCCTTTTTTCCAAAAGCGGGAGTCAATAACGGATACGCTACCGCTATTTTTGAGCTATGAATAATTCAGGCTAATAACAGGTATTTACTTCATCAAATAATCTTTATTTATAACCATACTATTGTAGATGTTTCTTTCTTTCCAAATAGTCTTCCTCAGAAATATTTCCTTTCGCATATTCTTTCTGAAGAATTTCCAAAGGTGGTTCGCTATTAGAACTTTGATTCGGTTGATTGAAAAATAATTTTCCAATCAGAAACACTACCACAACCAACAATAGAATCCAAAAAATTCCCATAAACATCATAGTTCCCATTCCTCCTCTATTAAAAAAATTTAGACATTCAGACATGACTATTCCTCCTTCTCTTTATTAAATTTTTCATCTGATTCAAGGTTTTTACTAGTTCTTAGATCCGTCATTCCTTCTAGATAATAGGGTTTTGAAGGATAATCTTGCCTGCGGAGATACCATATAAGGATGGATCCTATGAATAGGACAAGAGACAAGGCCTGTGAAACACGCAGAAAATCACCAATCCATAGACTATCCGTTCTCATGCCTTCAATAAAGAATCTTCCCGTTGAGTACCAAAGCACGTAACTTAACGCTACTTCCCCTTGTCGTAACAACTGTTTACGATTCCGTAGAATGATAATGATCACAAATCCTAATAGACTCCATAATGACTCGTACAAAAATGTCGGATGGTAGTAGGTGCCATTAATTTGCATTTGATCAATAATAAACTTTGGCAGGTAAAGGTTCTCCAAAAAGGTGCGGGTCACTGCTTCCCCATGGGCCTCCTGGTTGATAAAGTTCCCCCATCGGCCAATGGACTGCGCCAACAGAACATAGGGCGCCAGTATATCGAGCATCAATGAAAAAGGGATCCCTTTTTTCTTCGTGAACCAGTACACGGCCAGCCCCCCTGCAATCAAACCGCCATAAATGGCGATGCCGCCTTGCCAAATGGCGATGATTTCAAGCGGTTTCTTGATATAATACTCCCATTGAAAAAGAACGTAATAAATTCTTGCTCCGATAAGTCCAAGGGGGATAGCCCACATTGCCATATCTGTAATGTCCTCTTCGCCCAAGCCTCTTTTCTTTCCTTCCTTAGAGGCAAGTGTGATGGCAAGCAACATAGCGCCGACAATAATTAAGCCATACCAATACAAGGTAAAAGGGCCAAAGGAAAACGCGACGCGGTCGATTGTTCCGACAATTGATTTCATAACTTACTCCTTACTGATTTTCATTCTGTATCCCGTTCGATAGTTATAAGCCCAAATAAGGCGCTGGATTGACCTGGATTCAGTTTTCGTATACTTCAAAGTGAAGATGGACGCCCGTAGAATCTCCGGTGGTTCCCATGATGCCCCGTTTTTGCCCCTGGGTCACTCGTTGCCCTGCCATTTGTAAGGCGAGCGCATCAATTTTTTCTTGAAGTGCGATGGTCCCTGTTCGCAACTGCTCCTTCCTTGCTTCTAAACCATCCAACTTTACTTGTTGGCTGATGCTTTCTCCATCTAATTCCTGCAGTTGCTTCTCAAGCTGCTCTTTCTCTTGTGTCAGGTCTTCAATACTTCGTGCATTTACATCCATAGGAAGGATGAGCAAACTCGATAAGAGTGGGATACTTATAAATTTGAC harbors:
- a CDS encoding SHOCT domain-containing protein, giving the protein MSECLNFFNRGGMGTMMFMGIFWILLLVVVVFLIGKLFFNQPNQSSNSEPPLEILQKEYAKGNISEEDYLERKKHLQ
- a CDS encoding M23 family peptidase, giving the protein MDRKQLVKFISIPLLSSLLILPMDVNARSIEDLTQEKEQLEKQLQELDGESISQQVKLDGLEARKEQLRTGTIALQEKIDALALQMAGQRVTQGQKRGIMGTTGDSTGVHLHFEVYEN
- a CDS encoding prolipoprotein diacylglyceryl transferase produces the protein MKSIVGTIDRVAFSFGPFTLYWYGLIIVGAMLLAITLASKEGKKRGLGEEDITDMAMWAIPLGLIGARIYYVLFQWEYYIKKPLEIIAIWQGGIAIYGGLIAGGLAVYWFTKKKGIPFSLMLDILAPYVLLAQSIGRWGNFINQEAHGEAVTRTFLENLYLPKFIIDQMQINGTYYHPTFLYESLWSLLGFVIIIILRNRKQLLRQGEVALSYVLWYSTGRFFIEGMRTDSLWIGDFLRVSQALSLVLFIGSILIWYLRRQDYPSKPYYLEGMTDLRTSKNLESDEKFNKEKEE